One Pseudomonas rhizophila DNA window includes the following coding sequences:
- a CDS encoding phosphoribosyltransferase encodes MLKPVLPISYEQMDRLVASIQPTLLEEAFSSIIGILRGGGPLALMVSHATGVEPAFLRYYRVDRSVIWDSSIPLPPPGSKVLLCEDIAGTGHTLKDCLAFLQRRGLIVRVFTVGFDDLSGIRPDYGLDGRGYFLQFPWERQALTCAYRDRWIDTGGGRTGRMAHDHDYDVYAIDLDGILLPDIPLQRYAADLSAALGERDRLEPFKQLPPLGRVKAIITGRPEMDRVRTQAWLSQHGHSGTPLIMRDTRSCNDSPEQVALYKARACVQLGCTHFVESDPTQAILIAQQAPLLRVIWWDAGCGRGRLIGAADWKHGTPGAPS; translated from the coding sequence GTGCTCAAACCCGTGCTGCCTATCTCGTATGAGCAGATGGATCGCTTGGTCGCGTCGATACAGCCTACGCTTCTCGAAGAAGCGTTCAGTAGCATCATCGGTATATTGCGAGGTGGAGGCCCCTTAGCGCTGATGGTCTCGCATGCCACGGGCGTTGAACCGGCCTTTTTGCGCTATTACCGGGTCGATCGGAGCGTGATTTGGGACTCGTCGATCCCCCTTCCTCCACCAGGCAGCAAGGTGTTGCTCTGTGAAGACATCGCTGGCACCGGGCACACCCTGAAGGACTGCCTGGCATTCTTGCAGCGCAGGGGATTGATCGTGAGGGTTTTCACTGTCGGCTTTGACGACCTAAGCGGTATACGCCCCGATTACGGGCTGGACGGGCGAGGGTATTTCTTGCAGTTCCCTTGGGAGCGCCAAGCCCTTACCTGCGCCTATCGCGATCGCTGGATCGACACCGGTGGCGGGCGTACCGGCAGGATGGCCCATGACCATGATTACGACGTGTACGCCATCGACCTCGACGGAATACTGCTTCCAGATATCCCGCTCCAACGTTATGCGGCGGACTTGAGTGCGGCGCTTGGCGAACGCGACCGCCTCGAGCCCTTCAAGCAGCTGCCCCCTCTGGGGCGGGTGAAGGCGATTATCACCGGGCGCCCGGAGATGGATCGCGTTCGTACTCAAGCCTGGCTAAGCCAGCACGGCCATAGCGGGACACCGCTGATCATGAGAGATACCCGCTCGTGCAACGACAGCCCAGAACAGGTTGCCCTCTACAAAGCCCGGGCATGCGTACAGTTGGGGTGCACGCACTTCGTTGAAAGCGACCCGACACAAGCGATCCTGATCGCGCAGCAAGCGCCTTTGCTGCGGGTCATCTGGTGGGATGCCGGGTGCGGCCGGGGAAGATTGATCGGCGCGGCAGATTGGAAACACGGTACGCCTGGGGCGCCATCCTGA
- a CDS encoding anthrax toxin-like adenylyl cyclase domain-containing protein produces MSSLGPVQWNQTFSFNADKAPEAGHTTAVSARPLTEVVRDDIDKVSQQTGICAQHLHQLHDIARKHRCIIAFRPVDPHNAQLIGMGYPTKGLNIKGKSSMVGPLFGFIPANQQLSGKGSTTPADMEKANLQIERCVESGHAVKVPLELPAARMDYLKQHNLIRPLVPPAFASTREDGTTFNFTADKTANGTYRIAIDGQAVEVLAPNVQPHGKPALPFTADYDLLFLMPQWDDVPQQSQRRGSAKPAAPNEQPTDLGIAYIRSKYENVAVKETAGAAPTVDYVTRLEERVIDDINHSLRGKLKTHLNVDDPSDWNLVHHGSDEGNPSTNMHSNLPATVIAPQALGEFGAIAVIPDKVKLNDFLEEARDAHASGHTGYVLVGNRRWFDDELKTNVANRSQEIERKLSSQSSTLSPPETRRGSIASGQGSRRGSHISQSDLDLLKVVAEQRRIQSGGLTG; encoded by the coding sequence ATGAGTAGCTTAGGCCCGGTGCAATGGAACCAAACGTTCAGCTTTAACGCCGATAAAGCACCTGAGGCCGGGCATACCACAGCAGTTTCTGCCCGCCCGCTGACTGAGGTCGTCCGCGACGATATCGATAAAGTCAGCCAGCAAACAGGCATCTGTGCGCAGCACTTGCACCAGCTCCATGACATCGCTCGGAAGCATCGATGCATTATCGCTTTCCGCCCTGTTGATCCACACAACGCACAGCTGATAGGGATGGGCTATCCCACCAAGGGGCTTAATATAAAAGGGAAGAGTTCCATGGTCGGCCCGCTGTTCGGTTTTATTCCGGCAAATCAGCAGCTCAGTGGAAAAGGCAGCACGACACCGGCCGATATGGAGAAAGCGAATCTGCAAATCGAGCGGTGCGTGGAGAGCGGCCACGCGGTTAAGGTGCCTTTGGAACTGCCAGCAGCACGCATGGACTACCTGAAGCAACACAATTTGATAAGACCGCTTGTTCCGCCTGCGTTCGCAAGTACCAGGGAGGATGGGACCACGTTTAACTTCACTGCTGATAAAACCGCAAACGGCACCTATCGAATAGCCATAGACGGTCAGGCTGTTGAAGTGCTGGCACCGAACGTTCAACCTCACGGCAAGCCTGCTCTTCCCTTCACCGCCGACTACGACTTGCTGTTTTTGATGCCGCAGTGGGATGACGTCCCGCAACAGAGTCAACGACGAGGCTCGGCAAAACCAGCTGCGCCAAACGAGCAGCCCACCGATCTTGGTATCGCCTACATTCGATCGAAATATGAAAATGTCGCCGTCAAAGAGACGGCGGGTGCCGCCCCGACTGTTGATTATGTCACCCGCCTCGAGGAACGAGTCATTGACGACATCAACCACTCATTACGCGGCAAGTTGAAAACACATCTGAATGTTGATGATCCATCAGACTGGAACCTGGTTCATCATGGCTCGGACGAAGGCAACCCTAGTACAAACATGCACAGTAACCTTCCAGCTACCGTCATTGCTCCGCAAGCACTGGGCGAATTTGGCGCCATTGCGGTCATACCGGACAAGGTCAAGTTAAACGATTTCCTGGAGGAGGCACGTGATGCTCACGCAAGCGGTCATACAGGCTATGTGCTGGTCGGAAACAGGCGTTGGTTTGATGACGAATTAAAGACTAACGTCGCCAACCGCAGTCAAGAAATCGAGCGCAAGCTCAGTAGTCAGTCGTCGACTCTTTCGCCCCCTGAGACTCGTCGCGGGAGTATAGCGTCCGGCCAAGGCAGCCGGCGTGGCAGTCATATTTCCCAGTCTGATCTGGATTTATTGAAAGTGGTTGCCGAGCAGCGGCGAATTCAGTCCGGTGGATTGACCGGGTAA
- a CDS encoding DoxX family protein, with amino-acid sequence MQKKTGVAHWTGRVLGALVVLALLADAGVNIFAPQVLAKNMELTGFPDHLSSVIGSIILVCTVLYVIPRTAVLGAILVTGFLGGAICTHLRLGELGSASQIISGLLGIAAWASLYLRSDAVRSLLPLVESKGRISRF; translated from the coding sequence ATGCAGAAAAAAACCGGCGTCGCGCACTGGACGGGCAGAGTCCTGGGCGCTCTGGTGGTGTTGGCATTACTTGCCGACGCCGGTGTGAATATTTTCGCGCCCCAAGTCCTCGCAAAAAACATGGAGCTGACCGGATTCCCCGATCACCTCTCCTCTGTCATTGGCAGCATCATCCTGGTTTGCACCGTGCTCTATGTGATTCCGAGAACCGCCGTGTTGGGCGCAATACTGGTGACAGGATTCCTGGGTGGCGCCATTTGCACCCATTTGCGCCTGGGTGAATTGGGCTCCGCCTCGCAGATCATCAGTGGGCTATTGGGCATTGCGGCCTGGGCTTCGCTTTACCTGCGCAGCGATGCCGTCCGTTCCCTGCTGCCGTTGGTTGAAAGCAAAGGGCGAATATCACGTTTCTGA